Proteins encoded by one window of Enterobacter pseudoroggenkampii:
- a CDS encoding ASCH domain-containing protein, with protein sequence MVTVEELKMKYPGAQAWQMGDRPELANELANLIKKGLKTATCGSFASYSQDVSAPRIGSYNIILDGQNVPVCVIRLVSMRLVRFCDVNEEFARKESEGDLSLEYWQKEHQRFFFREGHFSEDMELVAEEFELVEVL encoded by the coding sequence ATGGTGACGGTTGAGGAATTAAAAATGAAATACCCGGGCGCACAGGCCTGGCAAATGGGTGACCGCCCGGAACTGGCAAACGAGCTTGCGAACCTGATTAAAAAAGGGCTCAAAACGGCCACCTGCGGATCTTTTGCCTCGTACTCGCAGGATGTGTCTGCTCCACGGATAGGAAGCTACAACATAATCCTTGATGGTCAGAATGTCCCGGTCTGTGTGATCCGGCTGGTTTCCATGCGACTGGTGCGTTTTTGCGATGTTAATGAGGAATTCGCTCGTAAAGAGAGTGAAGGTGATTTAAGCCTTGAATACTGGCAGAAAGAGCATCAGCGATTTTTCTTCCGCGAAGGCCATTTTTCTGAAGATATGGAACTGGTCGCAGAAGAATTTGAATTGGTTGAGGTGCTGTAA
- a CDS encoding GNAT family N-acetyltransferase, translating to MNVETVRLILEPYNDSHYEGLRVMDSDAEVMRYINKGIVKTPEETWEGIRRVQARWDKYHFSWWAIREKSSGAIVGAACLQHLANVEGAPLEIGWRLVPEHNGKGYATEAAKAIVDYAVERVGASYLVAVADPENIASQRVMKRLGMTYKAIEQHYDTECVVYELNIGKPA from the coding sequence ATGAATGTAGAAACGGTCCGCTTAATCCTGGAACCCTATAATGATTCACATTATGAAGGCTTAAGGGTAATGGATAGTGATGCTGAGGTGATGCGCTATATCAATAAGGGTATCGTTAAAACGCCCGAAGAAACCTGGGAGGGCATCAGAAGGGTGCAGGCTCGCTGGGATAAGTATCACTTCTCGTGGTGGGCTATCAGAGAGAAATCTTCTGGTGCGATCGTTGGTGCAGCATGCCTCCAGCACCTGGCAAACGTGGAGGGTGCACCATTAGAGATTGGCTGGCGCCTCGTTCCTGAACACAATGGCAAAGGCTATGCTACAGAGGCAGCGAAAGCGATCGTTGATTATGCTGTAGAACGGGTGGGAGCATCTTATCTGGTGGCCGTGGCCGATCCCGAAAATATCGCATCGCAGCGTGTTATGAAAAGGTTAGGTATGACTTATAAAGCAATAGAGCAGCATTACGATACGGAATGCGTAGTCTATGAGCTTAATATTGGTAAGCCTGCTTAA
- a CDS encoding YnfC family lipoprotein, which translates to MSLDLKMIKTSTLFLCTSLFSSMAFAENHYIPLLYNLSTMFDFNPVKGAVKSLDTDVEENGEITYKISIRLDKNGCVDSLNLDNVSSGHETILKYTNGSLIGHRDGKPLSIQLDEKCHILSKNENGDELRYTLYPNGLIKDTYFLGKKISEHFYDEDDNLTRSEFYSSESVMSKNEISYVDKKRKPLDYKLINSSVFSEGYTATSSCHYNEMLVPEICNATVQNAGNPAPKPVSMTAHTKVEFY; encoded by the coding sequence TTGAGCTTAGATTTAAAAATGATAAAAACTTCTACTCTTTTCCTTTGTACTTCCTTATTTTCAAGCATGGCTTTTGCAGAAAATCACTACATACCTCTACTTTATAATTTATCGACTATGTTTGATTTTAATCCAGTTAAGGGGGCTGTTAAATCCTTAGATACTGATGTTGAGGAGAATGGAGAAATCACTTATAAAATCTCCATCAGACTGGATAAAAATGGTTGTGTTGATAGCTTAAATCTTGATAATGTTTCTTCTGGACATGAAACCATTCTAAAATATACAAATGGAAGTCTTATTGGCCATAGAGATGGCAAGCCTCTCTCAATACAACTTGATGAAAAATGTCACATTTTGAGTAAAAATGAAAACGGTGACGAGTTGCGTTACACTCTTTACCCGAATGGATTAATTAAAGACACCTATTTTTTAGGTAAAAAAATATCTGAACATTTTTATGATGAAGACGATAATTTGACGCGCTCTGAATTTTATAGTTCAGAAAGCGTTATGTCTAAAAATGAAATATCTTATGTTGATAAAAAAAGAAAGCCTCTTGATTATAAACTAATAAACTCATCAGTTTTCTCGGAGGGGTATACAGCAACCAGTTCTTGTCATTATAACGAAATGCTTGTACCTGAAATATGTAATGCCACAGTACAGAACGCAGGTAATCCGGCGCCGAAACCAGTTTCAATGACAGCGCATACGAAAGTTGAATTCTACTAG
- a CDS encoding terminase large subunit domain-containing protein yields MGISPTLNIPQARFLAMQHKFKAYVAGFGSGKTWVGYSGICKGMWEHPKINQGYFAPTYPQIRDIFYPTIEEVAFDWGLSVKINEGNKEVHFYEGWRYRGTTICRSMEKPGSIVGFKIGNAMVDELDVMAAAKAQQAWRKIIARMRYKVDGLRNGIDVTTTPEVFKFVYQQFVKAVREKPELAALYGLIQASTFYGCVKSGADT; encoded by the coding sequence ATGGGGATCAGCCCGACACTTAATATCCCTCAAGCTCGGTTCTTGGCAATGCAGCATAAATTCAAAGCCTATGTTGCCGGGTTCGGTTCCGGTAAGACGTGGGTGGGTTATAGCGGCATCTGTAAGGGGATGTGGGAGCACCCTAAAATCAACCAGGGCTATTTCGCGCCAACATATCCGCAGATCCGTGACATCTTCTACCCGACGATTGAAGAGGTGGCCTTTGACTGGGGGCTGAGCGTCAAAATCAACGAGGGGAACAAAGAAGTTCACTTCTACGAGGGATGGCGCTACCGCGGGACAACCATCTGCCGCTCGATGGAGAAGCCCGGCTCGATAGTTGGTTTCAAAATTGGTAACGCGATGGTGGATGAGCTGGACGTCATGGCGGCTGCCAAAGCGCAGCAGGCCTGGCGAAAAATCATCGCCCGTATGCGTTATAAGGTCGATGGGCTGCGAAATGGCATCGATGTAACGACGACGCCAGAAGTGTTCAAGTTCGTCTACCAGCAGTTCGTGAAGGCGGTGCGTGAAAAGCCAGAGCTTGCGGCGCTGTATGGACTGATTCAGGCCAGCACGTTTTACGGCTGCGTGAAATCTGGCGCCGATACGTGA
- a CDS encoding terminase small subunit encodes MTKPDWGLLQQRFLSEHAETGVSPKEWCEAQGLNYATARRYIKKTSAQTAQKTAQKKMCTAQNEQSAEVLVDIKLSAKVKRFIAEYLKDNNATAAAARAGYSDPNYGRQLIANPNVAQAIAKQQKASIVRTLGSADEVLAQMWQLATFDANQLSQYRRGACRYCWGFGHHYQWRDAVEFDEETAKVEGREGARLPQDTGGYGYDHNREPNPECPRCNGDGIGQPYFPDTRKLPPVSRLAYSGVKVGKNGIEITAISRERMFEAVMKRLGLADSEFAQRLQQIEIERRQLEVEKLRKELAGDGDDDEPTPVQININVVDARADDGDQPDT; translated from the coding sequence ATGACGAAACCGGACTGGGGCTTGCTTCAGCAACGGTTCCTGTCCGAACATGCCGAAACCGGCGTATCACCTAAGGAATGGTGTGAAGCGCAGGGACTGAATTACGCTACCGCCCGTCGATATATCAAAAAAACTTCTGCGCAAACTGCGCAAAAAACTGCGCAGAAAAAAATGTGCACTGCGCAGAACGAACAAAGCGCAGAAGTGCTGGTGGACATAAAGTTAAGCGCGAAGGTAAAGCGCTTTATTGCTGAATACCTGAAGGACAATAACGCCACAGCCGCAGCTGCACGTGCTGGTTATAGCGACCCAAATTATGGTCGTCAGCTCATAGCGAATCCTAACGTTGCCCAGGCCATTGCGAAGCAGCAGAAAGCCTCCATTGTGCGCACGCTTGGCAGTGCCGATGAAGTCCTGGCGCAGATGTGGCAGCTCGCCACTTTCGATGCAAACCAGCTTTCACAGTATCGTCGCGGCGCGTGTCGTTACTGCTGGGGCTTCGGTCACCATTACCAGTGGCGCGATGCAGTTGAGTTTGATGAGGAAACGGCAAAAGTCGAGGGAAGGGAAGGTGCCAGGCTGCCGCAGGATACTGGCGGCTATGGTTACGACCATAACCGAGAACCAAACCCAGAATGCCCGCGCTGCAACGGTGACGGCATCGGCCAGCCTTATTTCCCTGATACTCGCAAACTTCCTCCAGTCTCACGGCTCGCTTATTCAGGCGTGAAGGTCGGCAAAAATGGCATCGAAATCACAGCAATAAGCCGCGAGCGTATGTTCGAAGCGGTAATGAAGCGCCTTGGCCTTGCTGATAGCGAGTTTGCACAGCGTCTGCAGCAGATCGAAATCGAACGCCGGCAGCTTGAGGTCGAGAAACTCCGCAAGGAGCTGGCGGGTGATGGTGACGATGACGAGCCAACTCCAGTTCAAATCAATATCAACGTAGTGGACGCGAGGGCGGACGATGGGGATCAGCCCGACACTTAA
- a CDS encoding lysis protein yields the protein MSRLTGIICTVVICLLVSMACAINHYRDNAITYKEQRDKATDKLSLANATIKDMQTRQRDVAALDAKYTKELADAKSQLEDLQRCVSSGKCGLHVNARCPANGTASTGGLGDASTPRLTDSAERDYFTLRERITTVTKQVGYLQDYINIQCLR from the coding sequence ATGAGCCGATTAACAGGCATCATCTGCACTGTCGTTATCTGCCTGCTGGTTTCCATGGCTTGTGCGATCAATCACTACCGCGACAACGCCATCACATACAAAGAGCAGCGCGATAAGGCGACTGATAAACTCAGCTTGGCGAACGCCACCATCAAAGATATGCAGACCCGGCAGCGAGATGTCGCTGCACTGGATGCTAAATACACGAAGGAATTAGCTGATGCGAAATCTCAGCTTGAAGATCTGCAGCGTTGTGTTAGCTCTGGCAAGTGTGGGCTGCACGTCAACGCAAGATGTCCCGCGAACGGAACGGCCAGCACCGGCGGCCTGGGCGATGCTTCCACCCCCAGACTTACTGACTCCGCTGAACGGGATTATTTCACCCTCAGAGAACGAATCACTACTGTGACGAAGCAGGTCGGCTATCTGCAGGATTACATCAATATTCAGTGCCTTAGATAG
- a CDS encoding lysozyme, whose protein sequence is MNPTLRNKLVGAVVGGASAITIAAVMLGNADGLEGRRYYAYQDVVGVWTVCDGHTGADIRRGYRYTDKECDALLQSDLRKVAVAIDPLIKVHVPETTRAALYSFTYNVGTGAFNRSTLLKKLNAGGKQWKGLITRREIEREVCEWG, encoded by the coding sequence ATGAACCCGACACTCCGAAATAAGCTGGTGGGCGCCGTTGTTGGCGGAGCCAGCGCAATCACTATTGCAGCTGTGATGCTGGGCAATGCGGATGGACTTGAAGGAAGACGCTATTACGCTTATCAAGACGTAGTTGGTGTCTGGACTGTTTGTGACGGGCACACTGGCGCTGATATTCGCCGCGGCTACCGCTACACCGATAAAGAATGTGATGCTTTGCTTCAATCCGACCTGCGCAAGGTCGCTGTAGCTATCGACCCGTTGATAAAGGTCCATGTTCCCGAAACCACTCGTGCCGCACTTTACTCCTTCACTTACAACGTGGGAACTGGAGCGTTTAACAGATCGACGCTGCTGAAGAAATTGAATGCCGGTGGAAAACAGTGGAAGGGTTTGATCACTCGACGCGAGATTGAGCGCGAAGTCTGCGAGTGGGGTTAG
- a CDS encoding class II holin family protein yields MYRMDKITTGAAYGASAGSILNGMLNAYSPEQWNAIGVLVGIIIAVMTYLTNLYFKIREDNRRSRSRDEPDTPK; encoded by the coding sequence ATGTATCGCATGGACAAAATAACCACAGGTGCTGCATATGGCGCTTCAGCCGGTAGCATCCTAAACGGTATGCTGAATGCCTATAGCCCCGAGCAGTGGAACGCTATCGGCGTGCTGGTGGGTATCATCATTGCAGTGATGACGTACCTGACAAACCTCTATTTCAAAATCCGCGAAGACAACCGCCGCAGCAGGAGCCGAGATGAACCCGACACTCCGAAATAA
- a CDS encoding antitermination protein has protein sequence MNLENTLKYNFAKSTMISDSPRATASDSLTGTDIMAAMGMTQERAALGYRAFLGKMGISNNDRERAIELLAQYALTKCDHVAALRKLNAEIKPLVMHQLASFAFEDYSRSAASVKHCDGCNGEGFIDAEVFSMKSHTPAKEKKFVKMSLLMGVENIRPSEYEMRRQVREVARVLCPQCKGKKVLSCACKDCHGRGKAVNQALTEQQGVPVLADCKRCSGRGFERIPSTEAYAALSEITDAISLDTWKKSVKPFYDQLITKFDIEEAWADAQLKQITK, from the coding sequence ATGAATCTTGAAAATACACTCAAATATAACTTCGCCAAATCGACAATGATTAGCGACTCTCCGCGTGCAACGGCATCAGACTCATTAACCGGAACGGATATCATGGCCGCTATGGGTATGACGCAGGAACGGGCAGCTCTGGGATACCGCGCTTTTCTCGGGAAGATGGGTATCAGCAACAACGACCGGGAGAGGGCGATCGAACTGCTGGCCCAGTATGCGCTGACTAAGTGCGACCATGTTGCGGCATTACGTAAGCTTAATGCAGAGATTAAACCACTGGTGATGCACCAGCTGGCCTCTTTCGCGTTTGAGGACTATTCCCGCAGCGCCGCCAGCGTGAAGCATTGCGATGGCTGCAATGGGGAAGGGTTTATTGACGCTGAGGTTTTCAGCATGAAGTCCCACACTCCGGCAAAAGAGAAGAAATTCGTGAAGATGTCTTTGCTCATGGGTGTGGAAAATATTCGCCCTTCCGAGTATGAAATGCGCAGGCAGGTCAGGGAGGTAGCGCGCGTTCTCTGCCCTCAGTGTAAGGGCAAGAAGGTTTTAAGTTGTGCCTGTAAAGATTGCCATGGACGCGGGAAAGCTGTTAATCAGGCTCTTACAGAGCAGCAGGGCGTTCCGGTACTGGCTGATTGCAAGCGCTGCAGTGGGCGGGGATTTGAGCGAATTCCATCAACTGAGGCTTACGCAGCTTTAAGTGAGATAACGGATGCAATCAGCCTCGATACCTGGAAGAAGTCTGTTAAGCCATTCTACGACCAGCTCATCACCAAGTTTGATATCGAAGAGGCGTGGGCTGATGCGCAGCTGAAGCAGATAACAAAATAG
- the rusA gene encoding crossover junction endodeoxyribonuclease RusA — translation MKTYQITLPWPPSNNRYYRHNRGRTHISADGVAYRYAVASVIRSARLNIRTAAPLKIRIDCHMPDRRRRNLDNLQKAAFDALTKAGFWLDDCQVIDYRVVKMPVVKGGKLELTITELETA, via the coding sequence GTGAAAACATATCAAATCACTTTGCCCTGGCCGCCGAGCAACAACCGGTATTACCGGCACAACCGCGGGCGCACGCACATTAGCGCTGATGGTGTCGCGTACCGCTATGCAGTCGCCAGCGTCATTCGAAGTGCCCGGCTTAATATTCGCACGGCCGCACCACTCAAAATCCGTATCGATTGTCACATGCCCGACCGCCGGCGCCGCAATCTGGATAACCTGCAGAAGGCTGCATTCGACGCTTTAACCAAGGCGGGGTTCTGGCTGGACGACTGCCAGGTTATTGACTATCGCGTTGTGAAAATGCCTGTCGTTAAGGGCGGGAAATTAGAACTTACCATTACCGAGCTGGAGACCGCATGA
- a CDS encoding DUF1367 family protein produces MALELQLIKHHSGILIPATPETSDILQSKTRLGDVLVAEFRRVRNPAFHRRFFALLNLGFEYWEPTGGAISSNERKLITGYAKFLASYGGNEGALIDAAEQYLDQVAYRRVTNGISLCKSFDAYRSWVIVEAGHFDAIQLPDGTLKKHPRSISFANMDELEFQQLYKAALDVLWRWILSRSFRSRDEAENVAAQLLGFAG; encoded by the coding sequence ATGGCGCTAGAATTACAACTTATCAAACACCACTCAGGAATACTGATCCCGGCCACACCCGAGACCAGCGATATCCTGCAATCCAAAACCCGGCTCGGCGATGTTCTTGTTGCTGAGTTCAGGCGGGTACGTAACCCGGCATTCCATCGGCGCTTTTTCGCGCTTCTCAATCTCGGTTTTGAATACTGGGAACCAACCGGCGGGGCTATCTCTAGCAACGAGCGGAAGCTGATCACCGGCTACGCAAAATTCCTGGCTTCTTATGGCGGGAATGAGGGCGCGCTGATCGATGCTGCTGAGCAGTATCTTGATCAGGTTGCTTACCGGCGCGTCACGAATGGTATTAGCCTGTGCAAATCCTTCGATGCTTACCGCTCATGGGTGATCGTTGAGGCAGGGCACTTTGATGCCATTCAGCTACCTGACGGCACACTCAAAAAGCATCCCCGCAGCATCTCGTTTGCCAACATGGACGAGCTCGAGTTTCAACAACTCTATAAAGCTGCGCTCGATGTCCTCTGGCGCTGGATCCTGTCCCGTTCATTCCGCAGTCGCGATGAGGCCGAAAATGTCGCAGCGCAGCTGCTTGGCTTCGCGGGGTGA
- a CDS encoding DinI-like family protein gives MKVELTIDRMKKLPDGGIPALESELLKRLSKQFDDYQLTIRRASNDGLTVFGGDKKEFEHIVQETWESADEWFY, from the coding sequence ATGAAAGTTGAGCTAACCATTGATCGCATGAAGAAACTTCCTGATGGAGGTATACCTGCGCTCGAGTCAGAACTGCTTAAAAGACTCAGCAAGCAGTTTGATGATTACCAGCTTACGATTAGGCGTGCCAGTAATGATGGTTTGACTGTTTTCGGGGGCGACAAGAAAGAGTTCGAACATATCGTGCAGGAGACCTGGGAAAGCGCGGACGAGTGGTTTTATTAA
- the kwaA gene encoding anti-phage protein KwaA, protein MNINPRDEAMKKRTGLKYALYILSLWLLFVSLFIMSYDKNLFVNISTYLGSRDTGTLLSSITPKNIVFISSFAMIVAGVLIFLYLLFSFNSGWSVACTVSDVRNESHEHLEFLTTYVMPLVFTDVNSKRTMLNLLIMIVAIGMIYVKTNRFYSNPSLALLGFRIFKANINDRGTKEFVIICHGEVDNNSRIKYIRLDNNTCLAKITQ, encoded by the coding sequence ATGAATATTAACCCGAGAGATGAAGCCATGAAAAAAAGAACAGGATTAAAGTATGCATTATATATATTGTCACTATGGCTATTATTTGTATCACTTTTTATAATGTCATATGACAAGAATCTTTTTGTAAATATATCAACATATCTGGGCAGCAGAGATACTGGAACATTGCTTTCAAGCATCACACCTAAAAATATAGTTTTTATTTCCAGCTTTGCAATGATTGTAGCAGGTGTTTTAATCTTTCTATATTTATTATTTTCCTTTAACTCTGGTTGGTCAGTAGCGTGCACGGTTTCTGATGTTAGAAATGAAAGCCATGAGCACCTTGAATTTTTAACCACCTATGTTATGCCTTTGGTATTTACTGATGTGAACAGTAAGAGGACTATGCTGAATCTTTTGATCATGATAGTAGCAATAGGAATGATTTATGTAAAAACAAATCGTTTTTATTCTAATCCATCGTTAGCATTGCTTGGATTTAGAATTTTCAAAGCTAATATAAATGACAGAGGAACCAAAGAGTTTGTAATCATTTGCCATGGCGAAGTTGATAACAACAGCAGAATAAAATATATCAGACTAGATAACAACACATGTCTTGCTAAAATTACTCAATAA
- a CDS encoding Kiwa anti-phage protein KwaB-like domain-containing protein, which translates to MFTAIDNILNSAQLSGEAYFVTERQGQVDIFRVSLELGAEQKLTQSFSLSLKRDVVDPNTGQNALPLVSSLLSRDKQVHEYDHQVINHLPPALAKMADVLTFGVNNAPTDFDFAQQNLSTVKGIIYYLCDGQGNGVVVYQNKYPIALHKKTKLSYFSANGRTLDEVTHDSIDINGNVDFFYFNNKYYALNINLLERAYGLEQVINNLAANATPYIIALNILDVSNHPNPADIFNDMHRNRNFMRRLATTANSPLIQNGTINIANIQTLIQNFPILGRNIIINQSGLIELSSQKQKLYFIRLLNNEASFTALNQEPFLAVGKDSAA; encoded by the coding sequence ATGTTCACAGCAATTGATAATATATTAAATTCAGCCCAACTTTCAGGTGAGGCTTATTTTGTCACAGAACGCCAAGGGCAAGTAGATATTTTCAGAGTATCTCTAGAACTAGGTGCAGAACAGAAATTAACACAGTCTTTCAGTCTATCACTTAAGCGTGATGTTGTTGATCCAAACACTGGACAGAACGCCTTGCCGTTAGTTTCTTCTCTGCTAAGTCGAGATAAGCAGGTGCATGAATATGATCACCAAGTAATAAACCATCTGCCACCTGCTCTAGCAAAGATGGCGGACGTGCTTACCTTTGGAGTTAATAATGCACCCACTGACTTTGACTTTGCTCAGCAAAACCTATCAACCGTTAAAGGAATAATTTATTATCTTTGTGATGGTCAAGGTAACGGAGTTGTTGTTTACCAAAACAAATATCCAATCGCACTACATAAAAAAACAAAATTGTCATATTTTTCTGCGAATGGTAGAACCCTTGATGAGGTCACCCATGATAGCATTGACATAAATGGGAATGTGGATTTCTTTTACTTTAACAACAAGTATTATGCACTAAATATTAACTTACTTGAAAGAGCATATGGCCTTGAACAGGTCATAAACAATTTAGCGGCAAATGCAACCCCTTATATAATCGCACTGAACATCCTGGACGTATCAAACCATCCGAACCCTGCTGACATTTTCAATGACATGCATCGAAATAGAAACTTCATGCGCAGACTTGCCACCACAGCCAACAGCCCACTAATACAGAATGGAACTATTAATATAGCCAACATTCAGACATTAATTCAAAACTTCCCGATTCTTGGGAGGAATATAATAATCAATCAATCTGGATTGATAGAATTATCCTCTCAAAAGCAGAAATTATATTTCATTCGCCTGCTAAATAATGAGGCATCTTTCACAGCATTAAACCAAGAGCCTTTTCTTGCGGTCGGAAAAGACTCAGCGGCATAA
- a CDS encoding AAA family ATPase, protein MSKIMAVRIDEQLIQLIPHKAELYGPLFEIDSISLLLGTNGSGKTRMLHSLANAVVSSQDDSFQFYFQGTPNGNYEPTAPYNNELCAIYYTALPYKRKLTKRKGVIDASPNTRKSTDINSLQKYGVISEALGVNTELVAVLRYSKKVFRTILIPAIRSHGRVNSDKLKELTYKYEDLSRNSQDNDYLIIDQKREVSLNNIEVVLESLIRKRYGRYSTLLHLASLEYIHGKLGGGVSRSVALDFLSYLGIIDDDSNFSALDELKRVVYLSDNFISECCESISYEADDHSIKFRINNINFSNKINNLDTSIQIEWSNQSSGIQALVEQFSLIEKSIKQAVDKNYKSILLLIDEGDAYLHLDWQRKYISMLNKFLGGVKSSCDLNNLQLIIATHSPLLAADIPGDFVTSLDSNEFSNTFAAPLDEVIATAFSSNSIGEFAATNINKIYKRALNGNATKYDLNLIDSIGDVAVKKALKRSLGNGN, encoded by the coding sequence ATGTCAAAAATCATGGCAGTGAGAATTGATGAGCAGCTTATACAGCTCATACCACATAAAGCGGAGCTTTATGGCCCACTATTTGAAATAGATAGTATCAGTTTATTATTGGGGACAAACGGCTCGGGTAAAACAAGGATGCTGCATTCACTGGCAAATGCTGTTGTTTCATCTCAAGATGATTCTTTTCAATTTTATTTTCAAGGCACGCCAAATGGTAACTATGAACCCACTGCGCCTTATAATAATGAACTTTGTGCAATTTACTATACAGCGTTGCCTTATAAAAGAAAGCTTACTAAAAGAAAAGGTGTAATTGATGCATCTCCTAATACCAGAAAATCTACTGATATAAATAGTCTTCAAAAGTATGGTGTTATTTCTGAGGCATTAGGAGTTAACACCGAACTAGTAGCGGTTTTGAGGTATTCCAAAAAGGTTTTTAGAACTATCCTTATTCCTGCAATTAGATCTCATGGCAGGGTAAACTCTGATAAATTGAAGGAGCTTACATACAAATACGAGGATTTATCAAGGAATTCTCAAGATAATGATTATCTAATAATAGACCAAAAAAGAGAAGTTTCTTTAAATAATATTGAGGTTGTATTAGAGAGTTTAATCCGTAAACGGTATGGAAGATATTCAACACTACTGCATCTTGCTTCCCTAGAATATATCCATGGCAAGTTAGGGGGAGGGGTTTCAAGATCTGTTGCGTTAGATTTTCTTAGCTATTTGGGGATTATTGATGATGATTCAAATTTTTCTGCTTTAGACGAATTAAAAAGAGTAGTTTATCTTTCAGATAATTTTATCTCTGAATGCTGTGAGTCTATAAGCTATGAAGCTGATGATCACTCTATTAAATTCAGAATTAACAACATAAATTTTTCAAATAAGATAAATAATCTTGATACTTCGATTCAGATTGAATGGTCTAATCAAAGCTCAGGTATTCAAGCATTAGTGGAACAGTTTTCTTTAATCGAAAAATCAATAAAACAAGCCGTCGATAAGAATTACAAATCTATTTTGTTATTAATCGATGAAGGGGATGCATACTTGCATTTAGACTGGCAGAGAAAATATATATCTATGCTTAATAAATTCTTGGGAGGGGTCAAATCAAGTTGTGATTTAAATAATTTGCAACTTATCATAGCTACTCACTCACCGCTGCTGGCTGCCGATATTCCGGGGGATTTTGTCACAAGCCTTGATTCGAATGAGTTTTCAAATACATTTGCTGCACCACTTGATGAAGTAATAGCAACCGCCTTCTCTTCTAATTCTATTGGTGAGTTTGCGGCCACCAACATTAATAAGATATATAAGCGAGCCTTAAATGGGAATGCTACTAAATATGACCTAAATTTGATTGATTCTATTGGGGATGTTGCCGTAAAAAAAGCCCTCAAAAGGAGTCTCGGCAATGGTAATTAA